Proteins from a genomic interval of Nerophis lumbriciformis linkage group LG01, RoL_Nlum_v2.1, whole genome shotgun sequence:
- the her12 gene encoding hairy-related 12 — MAPCSSSDSFMQPARISERDNIRLRKPMVEKLRRDRINTCIEQLKTILEKEFQLQEPNSKLEKADILEMTVSFLRQQLHKRHHHQHQSTSSGDDGDFRQGYSHCWRDSLHFLSAQQQMIQKGSSPVCSPSRGTRLQESGVWRPW; from the exons ATGGCTCCTTGCTCCTCGAGTGACTCCTTCATGCAGCCTGCCAGGATCTCAGAGAGAGACAACATCAGA TTGAGAAAGCCCATGGTGGAGAAACTGCGGCGAGATCGCATCAACACCTGCATCGAGCAGCTCAAAACCATCCTGGAGAAAGAGTTCCAACTACAAGAGCCCAACTCCAAGTTGGAGAAAGCAGACATCCTGGAGATGACCGTCAGCTTCCTGAGGCAGCAGCTGCACAAGCGGCATCATCATCAGCATCAGTCCACCTCCAGCGGCGATGACGGCGACTTCAGGCAAGGCTACTCTCACTGCTGGAGGGACTCTCTGCACTTCCTCTCTGCACAGCAGCAAATGATCCAGAAAGGCTCCTCTCCAGTGTGCTCCCCCAGCAGAGGAACCAGGCTGCAGGAGAGCGGCGTGTGGAGGCCTTGGTAG